TGACTTGCACTCCATCTTTAGCGTCGAGCACCGCACGCCGGGCAACCTGCGAGCATTCATTCAGGCCAAGTTGCGCAACCTGCGCACGGGCGCGATGTACGAACACCGCTTTCGCTCCGCCGACGCAGTGGACCGCGTCACGGTGGACGAGGTCACCATGGAGTTTCTGTACAGCGACGGCGACAACTATCACTTCATGAATACTGAAACCTACGAGCAGACCCACATCTCCAAGGACGTGCTGGGCGGCGCCGTGGACTATCTGACCCCCAACATCCATCTGCAGGTGGAGTTCTACGAAGGCAAGCCCATCGGCATCGAACTGCCGGCCACGGTGGACCTGGAAGTGGTCGAGACCGAACCCGGCCTGAGGAGCGCGACTGCGTCCTCGGTGATGAAGCCCGCCAAGACCGAGACCGGCCTGGTGGTGCAGGTCCCGCCCTTCATCAACGAGGGCGAGAAGATCCGCGTCGACACCAGCGAGGGAGCGTACCTGTCGCGGGCATAGCCCGCGAAAGCATTGCAGAATGCAGAATGAAGAATGCAGAATGACGCGCAGCCTGTAGAATCCTTCTTTCATTCTTCATTCTCATTCTTCATTCTGCATTTGTGACGATTCTGCATTCCGCATTTATGGTTTCCACTGACATCCTCGCCCGCCGCTACCTGGTCCGCGGACGCGTGCAGGGCGTAGGCTTCCGCTGGTTCGTGGAGCGCGAGGCCCGCACCCTGGGCATCAACGGCTGGGTGCGCAACACCCACGATGGCTGCGTCGAGGTCCTGGCCATGGGCTCACGCCAGCAGCTCTCGACCCTGCTGGGCCGCCTGCAGGCCGGCCCGCGCGCCGCCCGCGTGGACGCCGTGGACGAAGCCGCCGCCCAGCCTGTCCCCGGCCTGGACACATTCCGCATCGAAGGAGCCTGGTAACCCGCCATGCCCAACGGCAACCACTGCGAAGCCCTCAAGAAGCTCATCCGCGAGGTCCCCGACTTCCCCAAGCCCGGCATCCTCTTCTACGACATCACCACCCTGCTCAAGGACAAGCGCGGCTTCGCCCTGCTCATCGACGCCCTCACCGCCCACTACATCCTGCAGGACATCGACCTGGTGCTGGGCATCGAGGCTCGCGGCTTCATCTTCGGCCCCGCGCTCGCCTACCGCCTGAACTGTGGTTTCATCCCCGTGCGCAAGCCCAAGAAGCTGCCCGCCGAGACCGCCAAGTGGACCTACCAGTTGGAGTACGGCCAGGACACCCTGGAGATGCACAAGGACGCCATCCAGCCCGGGCAGCGCGTGATCATCGTGGACGACCTGCTGGCCACCGGCGGCACCGCCCAGGCCACGGTCAAGCTGGCCGAGTCGCTGGGCGCCAAGATCGCCGGCCTGGGCTTCGTGGTGGAACTCGACTTCCTCAAGGGCCGCCAGAAGCTCACCGGCTACGACGTCCACTCGCTGCTGCACTACGATAAGTAGCTATGGGCATCCGCACCATTGCAACCTGTATCCTGGTCTGCTTCCTGGCCCTTCTCACCCTGGCCGCAGAGATTTGGGTCTACGTGCTCCTGGGCATGGGCGCGACCAAGGGAGTAACGGTGGGGGCGGTCCTCCTCATCGGTCTCATGATCATCACGGCCGCGGTCGCCATCGTGGTGCCGGCTTCAGCCATGGTGGGGGCGCTGATGAAGAAGCCCAAGGGCAGCAGCTACTTCATCCTGCTCCCTTGGCCCCCTTTCCTGTTCGCGGGCAAGAGAAAGTAGCGACGACAAGCAGCGACCCTATCCACTGACCACTAGCCACTATCCACTGTTCTTCAATTGTCATCCCGAGCGAGCGCGAAGTTGAGGCGCATCGGCGGCGTCCGAGCCGCCGACCGAAACCCCGAGCTTGTCGAGGGGGCTGCGAATGCGACCGAGCGCGATGCGAGGGATCTATGTTTTCAAAGACCTCAGGGGCTAAAGCCCGTAACCTCAGTACTCAGTACTCGGTGGGCGGGGGTCAGCGTCGGCCTGGCAATCGTCCGATCACCCGATCGCCAGATCACCCGATGGGACTATCCACTATCCACTATTCACTATCCACTGCCTCTCTCACCACGTCGTCGGGCATCAAGGGCTCGAAGCGGACGCGCTTAAGGTTGGCGCTGGCGATCTGCAGGGCGTAGAGCAGCAGGGCAGCGCGCTTCAGGTCGATCTGGTCGCGGACCAGGGCGTCGGCCACCTGCATGAGGGCGCACTGGATGCCGTTGGCGTCTTCCAGGGGCGGCAGCGGGCCCAGGGGCGCGGCGGGGCGCAGCATCTGGGCGTGGGCGTAGCAGTAGGGGCGCTGGGTGAGGGCAGGGGAGCCGCAGCGTGTGCCGTCGGTCTTGACGTGCTGGCAGCGGGGAGCCTGCTGGGCGGCGCGCATGCGGCGGGCGTGCTCGGCGAAGGCTTCCTGGATGGTGCGTGTGGGGCTAGGGCTTGGGGGCATACCCCCTCCGTGGATCAGTGGAAATAAAGGACTTAGCTACAGAGATCAGTGGGATCAGTTGACGCTGTGCGGAAGCTGTTGGCGCACACGACCGCACGTTCGCCTAGGCGAACATAAGGCGAAGATAACCTGAGAGCGGTTGAAATGTCAAGGAGTGAGTTGGGCGGGAAGGAGCCTCTAATTCAGGGAACGCCTACCTTCGAGCCCAGCACGGCCACGTTTCGGTGCCGCCGGCTCGAACTTGCTACAGCCGCACAGCCCTCCTCCGGCCCAGCATTGCTGGTCGAACCTCATGTCGTGTTCGTTTTCGGTGTGACCGCAGCCGCAGCACTTCAGCAAGCTCGGATATCCGTTGTCATTGCCGACCCGTTCGTAGCAATTCAATCGAGGTACCCCCGAACCCGATGATACAGCGATCGGCTAGGACGGCGTGCCGACGTTGCGCGCCCTTGCGCGAGGACCGCGAAGGTTGATTTGGTACTGGACGCGCTTGTGTTGAATCAGCTTCTGGAGGTCTTTCCAACTTGCCAACTTATGGCCGACAGAGTCTCTGTGAAGAGAGACGAAACAGAGGAAGTACTTCCCCTCTAAGACCCGGAGCAACATCTCTTCGTTCTCTGTCAGGCCGAAGAAGAAGCCCTCCGGGAGGTTCGGCAGGCACTTATCGGTGGTCTTGATTTCCAGTAGATCAAAGTCCCGGGCGGGCTGTATTTCGGAAAAGCTCGCTACGCCCAGTCGAATGGCGTCAAAGGTCTGCTTGAACTTCCGGCTGATGCCCAGCAGTTCTAGAAGGCGCCCCTTTTGGGCCGAAGTGGGAACGTAGAACCCTGGCATGGCCTTGGCCAGAAGCTCGAAGCCGCGCTTCTGACGACCCTGATTGGCGGCGTGGTCGGGCATTGACCTAGGCATCATTCCACGCGGAGCCATTCCGATCAAGATCGCGATACACCTCTCATGCATCGTCATCCTGAGCGAGGCCGACTGAGCCGATCCCGCCCTGCGGGAGAGGGGGAAGGAGGGCGAGCGAAGGACCTATGCATTTTCCCCGCTGGGGGGTAGCCTGAGCTAGTGAAGCCTGGTTACGCGTACATCCTGACGAACCGGTCGAAGACCCTCTACACCGGCGTGACCAGCAACCTGGAGAAGCGGGTCTTCCAGCACAAGAACCACTGGGACGCGGGCTTCACCCGCAAGTACAAGATCGACCGCCTGGTGTACTTCGAGCGCTTCGAGGATATCCGCGACGCCATCGTGAGGGAGAAGCAGATCAAGGGGATGACCCGCTTGAAGAAGATGGCGCTCATTGTCTCCATGAATCCGGAGTGGCGGGACTTGAGTGAAGAGTGGTATGAGCGCCATCGGTATGCGCCAGAGCCGCGAAAAGCATAGGTCCTTCGCTGCGCGCTCCCTCCCGGCCTCGCATGCGCTCGGCGTTGGGTCGCGCTCGCTCAGGATGACAGGATTTTGAGGGGGCGGCATAGCTCGCTCAGGATGACAATCGGGGGAGGGGGCGGATCGAAGATCCGCCCCTACGCAAGCCCCCCGTTACCCATTTACAACTGCCCTGGGAGGCGCATATAGTAGGCGCCGAATCTCCCTGGAGCATCCCCATCCTGGGCCGGTGAACGACTGCCCGTTCGGGCTATGCGTGGCTGAGCCGGCACAATTCGACAGCGAGGAAGGGTTCCGCGCGTGGACAGCAAAGCCGGAGTAGCGGAGAAGGGCAAGAGCAAGGCCGGGCGCAAGGACTACATCGCCGCCTTCGCCAACGCCGTGCAGCGCTTCTCCGTCCCCCACACCCCGGAGGAGATCCTGGCCCAGATCCCCAACATCCTGGTCAGCGAGTTCGACGCCGAGCGCTCGGAACTGTGGCTGTGGGACGACTCCTCGCGCTCCGCCTACCTCACCCACGCCGCCGGCAGGCAGGCCACCCACCGCAAGGACTACGTCACCGAGGGTCAGGGACCCATCGGCAAGATCCTGCAGACGCGGCAGGCGGTGGAGAGCGCGGAGCTGCCCGCCCTGGGCGCCGACGAGAAAGACTTTGCCCAGCGCACCGGCCTGGGCTATCTCTCCGCCTACCCGCTGGTGGCCAAGGGGCGGCTGGTGGGAGTCTCCGCCAACTATTCGGCCGCGGAGGTGGACCGCGACCTGCTCAAGTGGTGGCAGGTGTACAGCGAGATCACCAGCGTGACCGCGCGCGACTCGCTCAAAGCCGAGGAGAGCCAGAAGCTCATCACCCAGCTCTCGCTGCTGTTCGAAGCCACGCGGCTGCTGAACTCCACCCTCGACCTCAGCGAGTTGCTCGACCTGATCCTGAAGATCGCGCGCAGCGAGGTGAAGGCCGACCGCGGCACCGTCTTCCTGGTGGACCACAAGACCGGGGAGTTGTGGTCGATCGTGGCCTCCGGGCTCGACCACCAGGAGATCCGGGTGCCCCAGGGCAAGGGCGTGGCGGGGCGAGTGGCCACCACCGGCGAGGTCATCAACGTCGAGGACGCCTACAGCCTGGAGTTCTTCGACCGCAGCTTCGACCAGAAGTTCGGCTTCCGCACCAAGTCGCTGCTCTGCCTGCCCATCCGCCACCACACTGGGGAGATCGTGGGCGTGATCCAGTTGCTCAACAAGGTGGGCAACGGGCGCTTCAGCGAGGACGACGCCGACTTCCTCACCAAGCTCTCCGGGCACATGGCCATGGCGCTGGAGAACGCGCGCCTGCACCGCGAGGTGGTGGAGAAGCAGCGCCTGGAGAAGGAACTGGCGCTGGCGCGGGGCATCCAGCGCAGCCTGCTGCCGGAGTCGCCGCCCATCGTGCCCGGCTACGAGATCGCGGTGATGAACGAGCCCTGCTTCGAGGTGGGAGGCGACTACTACGACTTCCTCAACCTGGGCCCGCAGACGCTGCTGCTGGTGGTGGCCGACGTGGAGGGCAAGGGAGTGTCGTCGGCGCTGGTGATGTCGAACCTGCAGGCCACGCTGCGCGCCCTGGTCATGCACCTGCACTCGCTGGAGGTGCTGGCCCTCTCGCTGAACGAGATGATCTACAACGACACCAAGTCGGAGAAGTTCCTCTCCATCTTCCTCGGCCTGGTGGACACGCGGCGTAATGGCTTGCACTACATCAACGCCGGGCACGTGCCTCCCATCCTCATCCACGGCGACACCGGGCAGTACAAGCTGCTGGAGGAAGGCGGGACGGTGGTGGGGCTCTTCCCTAACTCCGAATACAACCGGGGCGCGGTGAAGCTGGCGCCCGGCGACCTGCTGGTGTGCTGCACCGACGGCATCCTGGAAGCCGCCAACGTGGAGGAAGAGGAGTACGGCACCGAGCGGCTGGCGCAGGCGGTGCTGCGGCACAAGAACAAACCCGCCCAGGCCATCGTGGACGCGGTGCTGGCCGAGGTGAACCTGTTCGCGGTGGGCGGCCCCCACATCGACGACAAGGTGCTGATGATCCTGAAGGTCGGCCGCGAAGGCCAGATCACCGCCGGGACCGCCAGCTAGCCGCGACGCTCTTCCACCCGCAAGCGCGCCTCTTTTTTCAGATAACCCTTTCGGCGGAACCAGTCTTCCATCGCGGCCTGGAGCTTCTCCAGGGGCACGCGCGCGCCGATCTGGAGTTCGCCGTCGCCGGTGGGAAGGGTGTCGTCGAAGGCGGGATCGTTGGTGAAGTTGCGCATGGCGAAGCTGTCGAGCCAGGCCAGGGGCGCGGGCCGAGGCTTCACGCCGGCTTCGGCTTCGTATTCCACGCGGATCGTGCGGGCGAACATAGAAGTGGCCAGTGGCCAGTGATCAGTGGCCAGAATAGCAGAAG
This is a stretch of genomic DNA from Terriglobales bacterium. It encodes these proteins:
- the efp gene encoding elongation factor P: DLHSIFSVEHRTPGNLRAFIQAKLRNLRTGAMYEHRFRSADAVDRVTVDEVTMEFLYSDGDNYHFMNTETYEQTHISKDVLGGAVDYLTPNIHLQVEFYEGKPIGIELPATVDLEVVETEPGLRSATASSVMKPAKTETGLVVQVPPFINEGEKIRVDTSEGAYLSRA
- a CDS encoding acylphosphatase encodes the protein MVSTDILARRYLVRGRVQGVGFRWFVEREARTLGINGWVRNTHDGCVEVLAMGSRQQLSTLLGRLQAGPRAARVDAVDEAAAQPVPGLDTFRIEGAW
- a CDS encoding adenine phosphoribosyltransferase gives rise to the protein MPNGNHCEALKKLIREVPDFPKPGILFYDITTLLKDKRGFALLIDALTAHYILQDIDLVLGIEARGFIFGPALAYRLNCGFIPVRKPKKLPAETAKWTYQLEYGQDTLEMHKDAIQPGQRVIIVDDLLATGGTAQATVKLAESLGAKIAGLGFVVELDFLKGRQKLTGYDVHSLLHYDK
- a CDS encoding GIY-YIG nuclease family protein — protein: MKPGYAYILTNRSKTLYTGVTSNLEKRVFQHKNHWDAGFTRKYKIDRLVYFERFEDIRDAIVREKQIKGMTRLKKMALIVSMNPEWRDLSEEWYERHRYAPEPRKA
- a CDS encoding SpoIIE family protein phosphatase, which encodes MDSKAGVAEKGKSKAGRKDYIAAFANAVQRFSVPHTPEEILAQIPNILVSEFDAERSELWLWDDSSRSAYLTHAAGRQATHRKDYVTEGQGPIGKILQTRQAVESAELPALGADEKDFAQRTGLGYLSAYPLVAKGRLVGVSANYSAAEVDRDLLKWWQVYSEITSVTARDSLKAEESQKLITQLSLLFEATRLLNSTLDLSELLDLILKIARSEVKADRGTVFLVDHKTGELWSIVASGLDHQEIRVPQGKGVAGRVATTGEVINVEDAYSLEFFDRSFDQKFGFRTKSLLCLPIRHHTGEIVGVIQLLNKVGNGRFSEDDADFLTKLSGHMAMALENARLHREVVEKQRLEKELALARGIQRSLLPESPPIVPGYEIAVMNEPCFEVGGDYYDFLNLGPQTLLLVVADVEGKGVSSALVMSNLQATLRALVMHLHSLEVLALSLNEMIYNDTKSEKFLSIFLGLVDTRRNGLHYINAGHVPPILIHGDTGQYKLLEEGGTVVGLFPNSEYNRGAVKLAPGDLLVCCTDGILEAANVEEEEYGTERLAQAVLRHKNKPAQAIVDAVLAEVNLFAVGGPHIDDKVLMILKVGREGQITAGTAS